Proteins encoded by one window of Chryseobacterium sp. POL2:
- the rpoC gene encoding DNA-directed RNA polymerase subunit beta', which translates to MSNKNKSSRFNKITIGLASPESILQESRGEVLKPETINYRTHKPERDGLFCEKIFGPVKDYECACGKYKRIRYKGIVCDRCGVEVTEKKVRRERIGHIGLVVPVAHIWYFRSLPNKIGYLLGIPSKKLDMIIYYERYVVIQQGIAKKADGSDFDDKEFLTEEEYLDVLETLPIENQYLDDSDPNKFVAKMGAEAVEELLKRIDLDALSFDLRHKAHNEGSKQRRTEALKRLNVVEALRGANTRMINRPEWMVMRVLPVIPPELRPLVPLDGGRFATSDLNDLYRRVIIRNNRLKRLLEIKAPEVILRNEKRMLQESVDSLFDNTRKSSAVKSESNRPLKSLSDSLKGKQGRFRQNLLGKRVDYSARSVIVVGPSLQLHECGLPKDMAAELYKPFIIRKLIERGIVKTVKSAKRIIDRKEPVVYDILENVMKGHPVLLNRAPTLHRLGIQAFQPKMIEGKAIQLHPLVTTAFNADFDGDQMAVHLPLGPEAILEAQLLMLGSQNILNPANGSPITVPSQDMVLGLYFMTKQLDSTDTMKVKGEGLAFYSPEEVEIAYAEGQVSLNAKVRCRLPIKENGELVTKLIPTTVGRVLFNQIVPKEVGYIDELLTKKSLRNVIGRILADTDFPTTVKFLDDMKDLGYSNAFKGGLSFSLGDIVVPEEKKTMIATAIESVDEIKANYNMGLITDTERYNQVIDVWTNTNASLTEMIMSRMKTDQGGFNSVYMMLDSGARGSKEQIRQLSGMRGLMAKPQKAGSVGAEIIENPIIANFKEGLSILEYFISTHGARKGLADTALKTADAGYLTRRLVDVAQDVIVTEEDCGTLRGTEVTPLKKNDEVVEKISERILGRVSLHDIYDPETDEVIAEAGELINEALAKAIETAGIESVEVRSPLTCEAKKGICAKCYGRNLATGKMIHMGEAVGVIAAQSIGEPGTQLTLRTFHQGGTAGNISENPSIVAKRDGIVEMDEVRTIQSEDENGNIANIVVSRSTEFRLVMDNEARTPIMVANIPYGSSLAVKPGEKVAKGTLIAKWDPYNAVIIAETAGKVEYEDIVQGVSFQLEIDEQTGFEEKVISESRNKKAVPTLKVVDSKGVEQKAYNLPVGAHLMVNDGEKIKSGKVLVKIPRKSAKAGDITGGLPRVTELFEARNPSNPAVVTEIDGVVSYGKIKRGNRELVVEAKTGEIKKYLVKLSNQILVQENDFVTAGSPLSDGSVTPDDILHIKGPTAVQEYLVNEIQEVYRLQGVKIDDKHFEIIVRQMMTKVSIVDGGDTQFLEAALEHKYDFLEENNRVFGLKVVVDAGDSKDLKPGQMITARELRDENSKLKREDLALVQVREALPATATPVLQGITRAALQTKSFMSAASFQETTKVLNEAAVSGKVDFLGGLKENVIVGHRIPAGTGLKEYQNVIVGSTKEFEDIN; encoded by the coding sequence ATGTCAAATAAAAATAAATCAAGTAGATTTAATAAAATCACCATCGGTTTAGCTTCACCAGAATCTATTCTACAAGAATCGAGAGGAGAAGTTCTAAAACCGGAAACTATTAACTACAGAACACATAAGCCAGAAAGAGATGGTTTGTTTTGTGAAAAAATCTTTGGTCCAGTAAAAGACTACGAATGTGCTTGTGGAAAATACAAACGTATCCGTTATAAAGGTATCGTTTGTGACCGTTGTGGAGTAGAAGTTACTGAGAAAAAAGTAAGACGTGAGCGTATCGGACATATCGGATTAGTTGTTCCAGTAGCTCATATTTGGTATTTCCGTTCTTTACCGAACAAAATAGGTTATTTATTAGGTATTCCGTCTAAGAAATTAGATATGATTATCTATTATGAAAGATATGTTGTTATTCAACAAGGTATTGCGAAGAAAGCAGACGGTTCAGACTTCGACGACAAAGAATTCCTAACAGAAGAAGAATATCTAGATGTTTTGGAAACACTTCCAATCGAGAACCAATATCTTGACGATTCTGACCCTAACAAATTTGTTGCTAAAATGGGTGCAGAAGCGGTTGAAGAATTGTTGAAAAGAATCGATCTTGACGCATTGTCTTTCGATCTTCGTCACAAAGCGCACAACGAAGGTTCAAAACAAAGAAGAACCGAAGCTCTTAAAAGATTAAATGTTGTTGAAGCTCTTAGAGGTGCTAATACAAGAATGATCAACCGTCCAGAGTGGATGGTAATGCGTGTACTTCCAGTTATACCACCAGAACTAAGACCATTAGTTCCGTTGGATGGAGGACGTTTTGCAACTTCAGATTTGAATGACCTTTACCGTCGTGTAATCATCAGAAACAACCGTCTTAAGAGATTATTGGAGATTAAAGCTCCTGAAGTAATCTTGAGAAACGAAAAGCGTATGCTTCAAGAATCTGTAGATTCATTATTCGATAACACAAGAAAATCTTCTGCTGTTAAATCGGAATCTAACAGACCATTGAAATCTCTTTCAGATTCATTGAAAGGTAAACAAGGTCGTTTCCGTCAAAACTTATTAGGTAAGCGTGTTGACTACTCAGCTCGTTCGGTAATTGTTGTAGGTCCAAGCCTTCAGTTACACGAGTGTGGTCTTCCAAAAGATATGGCAGCAGAACTTTACAAACCATTTATTATTAGAAAACTAATTGAAAGAGGTATTGTAAAAACTGTAAAATCTGCTAAAAGAATCATCGATAGAAAAGAGCCTGTAGTGTATGATATCCTAGAAAACGTGATGAAAGGTCACCCAGTTCTTTTGAACAGAGCACCTACGCTTCACCGTTTGGGTATCCAAGCTTTCCAGCCTAAGATGATCGAAGGTAAAGCAATCCAACTTCACCCATTGGTAACAACGGCATTCAACGCCGATTTCGATGGTGACCAGATGGCGGTACACTTACCTTTAGGTCCAGAAGCAATTTTGGAAGCTCAGTTATTGATGCTAGGTTCTCAAAACATCCTAAACCCTGCGAATGGTTCTCCAATTACGGTACCTTCTCAGGACATGGTTTTGGGTCTTTACTTCATGACAAAACAATTAGACTCTACAGATACCATGAAAGTAAAAGGCGAAGGTCTTGCTTTCTATTCTCCAGAAGAAGTAGAAATCGCTTATGCAGAAGGACAAGTTTCTCTTAATGCTAAAGTAAGATGTCGTCTTCCTATTAAAGAAAATGGAGAATTGGTTACAAAACTTATCCCGACAACAGTAGGTAGAGTTTTGTTCAATCAAATTGTTCCTAAAGAAGTTGGTTATATCGATGAATTGTTGACTAAGAAATCTCTTAGAAATGTTATTGGTAGAATCCTTGCAGATACAGATTTCCCGACGACGGTTAAGTTCTTGGATGATATGAAAGACTTAGGTTATTCAAACGCATTCAAAGGAGGTCTTTCGTTCTCATTAGGGGATATCGTAGTTCCTGAAGAGAAGAAAACAATGATTGCTACGGCTATCGAATCTGTTGACGAAATTAAGGCTAACTATAACATGGGTCTTATTACCGATACAGAACGTTATAACCAAGTTATTGACGTTTGGACAAATACCAATGCGTCTTTAACAGAAATGATTATGAGCAGAATGAAAACCGACCAAGGTGGTTTCAACTCTGTATATATGATGCTTGATTCTGGTGCAAGGGGTTCTAAAGAACAGATTCGTCAGCTATCAGGGATGAGAGGTTTGATGGCAAAACCACAAAAAGCAGGTTCTGTTGGTGCAGAGATTATTGAAAACCCAATTATCGCGAACTTTAAAGAAGGCCTTTCGATTTTGGAATACTTTATCTCTACCCACGGTGCTCGTAAAGGTCTTGCGGATACCGCTCTTAAAACGGCCGATGCGGGTTACTTAACTCGTCGTTTGGTAGACGTTGCACAAGATGTTATCGTAACAGAAGAAGATTGTGGAACACTTAGAGGTACAGAAGTTACACCACTTAAGAAAAATGATGAAGTTGTTGAAAAGATTTCTGAAAGAATTTTAGGTAGAGTATCTCTTCATGATATTTATGATCCAGAGACTGATGAAGTTATCGCAGAAGCTGGTGAGTTGATTAACGAAGCATTAGCAAAAGCTATCGAAACTGCTGGTATTGAGTCTGTAGAAGTACGTTCTCCATTGACTTGTGAAGCCAAAAAAGGTATCTGTGCTAAATGTTACGGTAGAAACTTAGCAACAGGTAAGATGATTCACATGGGTGAAGCTGTTGGTGTTATTGCGGCGCAATCTATTGGTGAGCCTGGTACACAGTTAACCCTAAGAACTTTCCACCAAGGGGGGACTGCAGGTAACATTTCAGAGAATCCATCTATCGTAGCTAAGAGAGACGGTATTGTTGAAATGGACGAAGTTAGAACGATTCAATCGGAAGATGAAAACGGAAATATAGCAAACATCGTTGTATCACGTTCAACAGAATTCCGTTTGGTAATGGATAATGAAGCGCGTACGCCAATCATGGTAGCTAACATTCCTTACGGTTCATCTCTTGCAGTGAAACCAGGCGAGAAAGTTGCTAAAGGTACATTGATCGCTAAATGGGATCCATATAACGCCGTTATTATTGCAGAAACAGCAGGTAAGGTAGAATACGAAGATATTGTCCAAGGGGTTTCTTTCCAATTGGAAATCGATGAACAAACTGGTTTCGAAGAAAAAGTTATCTCTGAATCAAGAAACAAAAAAGCAGTACCAACGCTTAAAGTGGTAGACTCCAAAGGTGTTGAGCAAAAAGCATATAACCTTCCAGTAGGTGCTCACCTTATGGTTAACGATGGTGAAAAAATTAAGTCTGGTAAAGTCTTGGTTAAAATCCCAAGAAAATCTGCTAAAGCAGGGGATATCACAGGAGGTCTTCCAAGAGTTACCGAATTATTCGAAGCTCGTAATCCATCCAACCCAGCGGTTGTTACAGAAATCGATGGTGTAGTATCTTACGGTAAGATTAAGAGAGGTAACCGAGAATTGGTTGTAGAAGCCAAAACTGGTGAAATCAAGAAATACTTGGTGAAACTTTCTAATCAAATTTTGGTTCAGGAAAATGACTTCGTTACGGCAGGATCACCGTTGTCAGACGGATCTGTTACGCCAGACGATATCCTTCACATTAAAGGACCAACTGCGGTACAAGAATACTTAGTAAACGAGATCCAAGAAGTTTACCGTTTACAAGGTGTAAAAATCGATGACAAACACTTCGAGATTATCGTTCGTCAGATGATGACAAAAGTATCAATCGTAGATGGTGGAGATACACAGTTCCTAGAAGCTGCACTTGAGCACAAATACGACTTCTTAGAAGAAAACAACAGAGTATTTGGTCTTAAAGTAGTTGTTGATGCTGGAGATTCTAAAGACTTGAAACCAGGTCAGATGATTACAGCAAGAGAACTTCGTGACGAAAACTCTAAGTTGAAGCGTGAAGACCTAGCTCTAGTACAAGTTAGAGAAGCACTTCCTGCAACAGCAACTCCAGTATTACAAGGTATTACAAGAGCAGCCTTACAGACGAAATCCTTCATGTCTGCAGCATCCTTCCAGGAAACGACGAAGGTACTTAACGAGGCAGCTGTGTCAGGTAAAGTAGACTTCTTAGGCGGTCTGAAAGAAAACGTTATCGTTGGTCACAGAATCCCTGCTGGTACAGGTCTTAAAGAGTATCAAAATGTTATCGTAGGTTCTACCAAAGAATTCGAAGATATTAACTAA
- the rpoB gene encoding DNA-directed RNA polymerase subunit beta → MSKTQANSKIKGTERINFSSAKGKIVTPDFLDIQIQSFKDFFQLDTLPEQRLNESLYGTFQENFPITDSRNQFVLEFLDYLVDSPRYSIDECVERGLTYSVPLKARLKLYCTDPEHEDFQTVVQDVYLGPVPYMTPSGSFIINGAERVIVTQLHRSPGVFFGQTYHANGTKLYYSRIIPFKGSWMEFTTDINSVMYAYIDRKKKLPLTTLLRAIGYESDKEILQIFDLAEEVKVNKANLKKVQGRTLAARVLNTWFEDFVDEDTGEVVSIERNEIILDRETVLEKEHLDIILESGVKTILIHNENSNEFSIIQNTLQKDPTNSEKEAVEYIYRQLRNADAPDEETARGIIEKLFFSEQRYSLGEVGRYRLNKKLGLNIAEDIQVLTKEDIISIVKHLIELVNSKAEVDDIDHLSNRRIKTVGEQLSGQFGVGLSRIARTIKERMNVRDNEIFTPLDLVNAKTLTSVINSFFGTNQLSQFMDQTNPLSEITHKRRLSALGPGGLSRERAGFEVRDVHHTHYGRICPIETPEGPNIGLISSLGIYAKINQLGFIETPYRKVENGKVDLDSAPIYLNAEDEEDKVIAQANVDMKDDGAIATERVIARLDGDYPVVEPQQVDLIDVAPNQISGISASLIPFLEHDDANRALMGSNMMRQAVPLLRAQAPIVGTGLEKQVARDSRILINAEGTGTVEYVDANKITIKYDRNEDQDLVSFDSGTKSYKLTKFRKTNQSTTITLKPIVRVGDVVEKGQVLCEGYATENGELALGRNLVVAFMPWKGYNFEDAIVINEKVVREDWFTSIHVDEYSLEVRDTKLGMEELTADIPNVSEEATKDLDENGMIRIGAEVKPGDILIGKITPKGESDPTPEEKLLRAIFGDKAGDVKDASLKADSSLRGVVINKKLFARNIKDKKKRSEEKIKLEEIENTYKAKFDDLRNTLIEKLNILVSGKTSQGVKNDLEEEVIGKGVKFTQKLLTSVEDYVNISGSDWTVDADKNELIKQLIHNYKIKFNDIQGVKNREKFALSIGDELPAGIMKLAKVYIAKKRKLNVGDKMAGRHGNKGIVSRIVREEDMPFLEDGTPVDIVLNPLGVPSRMNIGQIYETVLGWAGQKLGLKFATPIFDGAELDQITEYTEKAGLPAYGNTYLYDGGTGDRFTQPATVGVIYMLKLGHMVDDKMHARSIGPYSLITQQPLGGKAQFGGQRFGEMEVWALEAFGASNILREILTVKSDDVIGRAKTYEAIAKGEAMPEPGIPESFNVLLHELQGLGLDVRLEE, encoded by the coding sequence ATGAGTAAAACACAGGCAAATTCAAAAATTAAAGGGACCGAAAGAATCAACTTTTCTTCAGCGAAAGGTAAGATTGTTACGCCTGACTTTTTGGATATCCAAATCCAGTCTTTCAAGGATTTTTTCCAGCTAGACACGCTTCCTGAACAACGTCTTAATGAATCACTTTATGGTACGTTCCAGGAAAATTTCCCAATTACAGACTCTAGAAACCAATTCGTTTTAGAGTTCTTAGACTATTTAGTGGATTCTCCACGTTATTCTATCGACGAGTGCGTTGAGAGAGGTTTGACGTATAGCGTTCCATTAAAAGCTAGATTGAAATTATATTGTACAGATCCAGAACACGAGGATTTCCAAACGGTTGTGCAAGACGTTTATCTTGGACCGGTACCTTATATGACGCCTTCAGGGTCTTTCATTATTAATGGTGCTGAGCGTGTTATTGTAACGCAATTGCACAGATCTCCAGGTGTATTCTTTGGTCAAACTTATCACGCGAACGGTACGAAGTTGTATTATTCAAGAATTATCCCTTTCAAAGGATCTTGGATGGAGTTTACAACCGATATCAACAGCGTAATGTATGCGTATATCGACCGTAAGAAAAAGTTACCTTTAACAACTTTACTAAGAGCTATTGGTTACGAATCTGATAAAGAAATTCTTCAGATTTTTGATTTGGCAGAAGAGGTTAAAGTTAACAAAGCAAACCTTAAAAAAGTACAAGGTAGAACTTTGGCAGCGAGAGTTTTGAACACTTGGTTCGAGGATTTCGTAGACGAAGATACAGGTGAGGTTGTTTCTATCGAAAGAAATGAAATTATCTTAGACCGTGAGACTGTTCTAGAAAAAGAACATCTTGATATTATTTTGGAATCTGGCGTTAAGACTATCTTAATCCACAACGAAAATTCTAACGAATTCTCAATCATCCAGAATACATTACAAAAAGACCCAACTAACTCAGAGAAAGAAGCGGTTGAATATATCTACCGTCAACTTCGTAATGCAGATGCACCAGATGAGGAAACAGCAAGAGGAATTATTGAAAAATTATTCTTCTCAGAGCAACGTTATTCTCTAGGTGAAGTTGGTCGTTACAGATTGAACAAAAAATTAGGTCTTAACATCGCCGAAGATATTCAGGTTTTAACAAAAGAAGATATTATCTCTATCGTTAAACACTTGATCGAGTTGGTTAACTCTAAAGCTGAAGTTGATGATATTGACCACTTATCTAACAGAAGAATTAAAACTGTTGGTGAGCAATTGTCAGGACAATTCGGTGTTGGTCTTTCAAGAATTGCAAGAACAATTAAAGAAAGAATGAACGTTCGTGATAACGAAATTTTTACACCGCTAGATCTTGTTAATGCTAAAACATTGACATCAGTTATCAATTCATTCTTTGGTACCAACCAGCTTTCTCAGTTCATGGACCAAACCAACCCACTTTCAGAAATTACGCACAAGCGTAGACTTTCTGCATTAGGGCCTGGTGGTTTATCAAGAGAAAGAGCCGGTTTCGAGGTTCGTGACGTTCACCATACGCACTATGGTCGTATTTGTCCTATCGAAACGCCAGAAGGACCAAACATTGGTTTGATCTCTTCATTAGGGATCTATGCGAAAATTAACCAATTAGGTTTCATAGAAACCCCTTACCGTAAAGTAGAAAACGGAAAAGTGGATCTTGATAGCGCTCCAATTTATCTTAATGCTGAAGATGAAGAAGATAAAGTAATTGCGCAGGCTAACGTAGATATGAAGGATGATGGTGCTATCGCTACAGAAAGAGTTATTGCTCGTCTAGATGGTGACTATCCAGTTGTTGAGCCTCAGCAAGTTGATCTAATCGATGTGGCACCTAACCAGATTTCTGGTATTTCGGCTTCGTTAATTCCATTCTTGGAACATGATGATGCGAACCGTGCGCTGATGGGATCTAACATGATGCGTCAGGCTGTTCCACTTCTTAGAGCCCAAGCACCAATCGTGGGTACAGGTCTAGAGAAGCAAGTTGCTAGAGATTCTAGAATCTTAATCAATGCGGAAGGTACAGGTACTGTGGAGTATGTTGATGCTAACAAGATTACAATTAAATATGACAGAAACGAAGATCAAGATTTGGTATCTTTCGATTCTGGAACGAAATCATATAAATTAACTAAGTTTAGAAAAACCAACCAGAGTACAACCATTACTTTGAAGCCAATCGTAAGAGTCGGTGACGTCGTAGAGAAAGGTCAAGTTCTTTGTGAAGGCTACGCAACTGAAAATGGTGAATTAGCACTTGGTAGAAACTTGGTAGTTGCCTTCATGCCTTGGAAAGGTTACAACTTCGAGGATGCCATTGTGATTAATGAGAAAGTAGTTCGTGAGGACTGGTTTACGTCAATCCACGTTGATGAATATTCTCTTGAGGTTCGTGATACCAAATTAGGTATGGAAGAACTGACAGCAGATATCCCTAACGTTTCTGAAGAGGCTACTAAAGACCTTGACGAAAACGGTATGATCCGTATTGGTGCAGAAGTTAAGCCTGGTGACATTTTGATCGGTAAGATTACACCAAAAGGTGAGTCGGATCCTACACCAGAAGAAAAACTGCTTCGTGCCATCTTCGGTGATAAAGCGGGGGATGTTAAAGATGCTTCTCTTAAAGCAGATTCTTCTCTTAGAGGAGTTGTTATCAACAAGAAGTTGTTCGCTAGAAACATCAAAGACAAAAAGAAAAGATCTGAAGAGAAAATTAAACTTGAAGAAATCGAAAATACTTACAAAGCGAAATTCGATGATTTAAGAAATACATTAATCGAAAAACTTAACATTTTAGTATCAGGAAAAACATCTCAAGGTGTTAAAAATGACCTAGAAGAAGAAGTCATCGGTAAAGGTGTTAAATTCACTCAGAAGCTTTTAACAAGTGTTGAGGATTATGTTAACATTAGCGGTTCGGACTGGACGGTTGATGCTGACAAAAACGAATTAATCAAACAATTAATTCACAACTATAAAATTAAATTCAACGATATCCAAGGTGTGAAAAACAGAGAAAAATTCGCACTTTCTATCGGAGACGAGCTTCCTGCAGGTATCATGAAGTTGGCTAAAGTTTACATCGCTAAAAAGCGTAAACTTAATGTTGGTGATAAGATGGCAGGACGTCACGGTAACAAAGGTATCGTATCTAGAATCGTTCGTGAAGAAGATATGCCGTTCTTAGAAGACGGAACGCCAGTAGATATCGTATTGAATCCACTTGGGGTACCTTCTCGTATGAACATCGGACAAATCTATGAAACTGTATTAGGTTGGGCCGGTCAAAAGTTAGGATTGAAATTCGCGACGCCTATCTTCGATGGTGCAGAGCTTGATCAGATTACCGAGTACACAGAAAAAGCAGGACTTCCAGCTTATGGTAATACTTACCTATATGATGGTGGCACAGGAGATAGATTTACACAACCTGCAACAGTTGGGGTAATCTATATGTTGAAGCTGGGACACATGGTTGATGACAAGATGCACGCACGTTCTATCGGACCATACTCACTAATTACGCAACAGCCATTAGGAGGTAAAGCGCAATTCGGTGGTCAGCGTTTCGGAGAGATGGAGGTTTGGGCATTAGAAGCATTCGGTGCATCTAATATCCTTAGAGAAATCTTGACAGTTAAGTCGGATGACGTGATTGGTAGAGCGAAAACGTATGAAGCAATCGCGAAAGGAGAAGCAATGCCAGAACCAGGTATTCCGGAATCTTTCAACGTATTACTTCACGAATTGCAAGGTCTTGGATTAGACGTAAGACTTGAGGAATAA
- the rplL gene encoding 50S ribosomal protein L7/L12: MSDLKNLAETLVNLTVKDVNELATILKDEYGIEPAAAAVVVAAGGAGDAAEEKTEFDVILKSAGASKLAVVKLVKDLTGAGLKEAKDIVDGAPSPIKEGVSKDEAEALKKQLEEAGAEVELK; this comes from the coding sequence ATGTCAGATTTAAAAAATTTAGCGGAAACGCTTGTTAACCTTACAGTAAAAGACGTAAACGAATTAGCAACTATCCTTAAAGATGAGTACGGTATCGAGCCTGCTGCTGCTGCAGTTGTTGTAGCTGCTGGTGGTGCTGGTGATGCTGCAGAAGAAAAAACTGAATTCGACGTAATCTTGAAATCAGCTGGTGCTTCTAAATTAGCAGTTGTTAAATTAGTAAAAGATTTAACTGGGGCTGGTCTTAAAGAAGCTAAAGACATCGTAGATGGTGCTCCTTCTCCAATCAAAGAAGGTGTTTCTAAAGACGAAGCTGAAGCTCTTAAGAAGCAACTTGAAGAAGCTGGTGCTGAAGTAGAATTGAAATAA
- a CDS encoding Tex family protein — protein MTKQQYIHQLSQISEKNIQSTLQLLSEDCTIPFIARYRKDKTGNLDEVQIEQIAKTSKQFDELVKRKESILKSIEEQNALSLDLKEKIENSFDLQYLEDLYLPFKKKKSTKADVARKKGLEPLAKIIMAQNANDIESIASKYINSEIFSEEEALQGARDIIAEWLNEHLYIRKQLRNLFQRKSVITSKVLKAKKEEESAQKFNQYFDWEESLFKIPSHRLLAMLRAETEGFVKVKIEIDKEEAQNIIEKSVIKSKNECSEQIQVAAKDSFKRLLEPALSNEVLQEAKLKADIKAIDVFSENLKQLLLASPLGEKRILAIDPGFKTGCKVVCLDEKGDLLHNENIYPHAPQNESGIAMKKIRSMVNAYNIEAISIGNGTASRETEFFIKKIAFDKSIQVFVVSEAGASVYSASKIARDEFPNYDVTVRGAVSIGRRLSDPLAELVKIDAKSIGVGQYQHDVDQSLLKEELDSTVAKCVNSVGVNLNTASKSLLSYVSGIGEKMAENIVNFRSENGAFTSRKDLKKVPRLGEKAFQQAAGFLRIRDAKNPLDNSSVHPEAYSVVEKMAKDLKIPLEDLISNKDKIAQIQPEKYISENVGVLVIQDILKELEKPGLDPRKAAKVFEFDSNIRKLSDVKIGMVLPGIVNNITAFGCFVDIGIKESGLVHISQLKEGFVSDVNEVVKLHQHVQVKVVEIDEQRKRIQLSMIL, from the coding sequence ATGACAAAACAGCAATACATTCATCAACTTTCACAGATTTCAGAAAAAAATATTCAGTCCACTTTGCAATTGCTTTCCGAGGATTGTACCATTCCATTTATTGCGCGATATCGTAAGGATAAAACAGGAAATTTGGATGAAGTTCAAATTGAGCAAATTGCTAAAACCTCAAAGCAGTTTGATGAATTGGTCAAAAGAAAAGAAAGTATTTTAAAATCTATTGAAGAGCAAAACGCTTTAAGTCTAGATTTGAAAGAAAAAATTGAAAACTCTTTTGATTTGCAGTATTTGGAAGATTTGTATTTGCCTTTCAAGAAAAAGAAAAGTACCAAAGCTGATGTGGCTAGAAAAAAAGGCTTAGAACCTTTGGCGAAGATCATTATGGCTCAAAACGCCAACGATATTGAATCTATTGCTTCAAAATATATTAATTCTGAAATTTTCTCTGAAGAAGAAGCTTTGCAAGGCGCTCGAGATATTATTGCAGAATGGTTGAACGAGCATTTGTACATCAGGAAACAGCTTCGAAATCTTTTCCAACGCAAATCTGTGATTACTTCAAAAGTGCTGAAAGCAAAAAAAGAAGAGGAGTCGGCACAAAAATTCAATCAGTATTTTGATTGGGAAGAAAGTTTGTTCAAAATTCCTTCTCACCGTTTGTTAGCGATGTTAAGAGCGGAAACAGAAGGGTTTGTAAAAGTGAAAATTGAAATCGATAAAGAGGAAGCTCAAAATATTATCGAAAAATCTGTTATAAAATCAAAAAACGAGTGTTCTGAGCAAATTCAAGTTGCTGCCAAAGATTCATTCAAAAGACTTTTAGAACCAGCATTGTCTAATGAAGTTCTGCAGGAGGCTAAACTAAAAGCCGACATTAAAGCCATTGATGTTTTTTCTGAAAATCTTAAACAGCTTCTTTTAGCTTCTCCACTTGGTGAAAAACGAATTTTAGCTATCGATCCAGGTTTTAAAACGGGTTGTAAAGTGGTTTGTTTGGATGAAAAAGGAGATTTGTTGCACAATGAAAATATTTATCCTCACGCTCCGCAAAACGAGTCTGGAATAGCGATGAAGAAAATCCGTTCCATGGTAAATGCTTATAATATTGAAGCGATTTCTATCGGCAACGGAACGGCTTCCCGCGAAACAGAATTTTTCATCAAGAAAATAGCTTTTGATAAATCGATTCAGGTTTTTGTGGTTTCTGAAGCGGGGGCATCGGTGTATTCTGCGTCTAAAATTGCTCGTGATGAGTTCCCAAATTACGATGTTACGGTTCGTGGTGCGGTTTCTATTGGAAGAAGGCTGTCGGATCCTTTGGCGGAATTGGTGAAAATTGATGCTAAATCTATTGGAGTAGGGCAATATCAGCATGATGTGGATCAAAGTTTATTGAAAGAAGAATTGGATTCTACCGTTGCGAAATGCGTGAATTCTGTTGGGGTAAACTTAAATACGGCAAGTAAATCACTGTTAAGTTATGTTTCTGGAATTGGTGAAAAAATGGCTGAAAACATCGTGAATTTCAGAAGCGAAAATGGAGCGTTTACATCAAGGAAAGATTTGAAAAAAGTTCCTCGTTTAGGAGAAAAAGCCTTTCAGCAAGCGGCTGGTTTTTTAAGAATTCGTGATGCTAAAAATCCTTTGGATAATTCTTCGGTTCATCCTGAAGCCTATTCTGTTGTGGAAAAAATGGCTAAAGATTTAAAAATTCCTTTGGAAGATTTAATTTCCAATAAAGACAAAATTGCTCAAATTCAACCCGAAAAATATATTTCCGAAAATGTGGGCGTTTTGGTGATTCAGGATATTTTAAAAGAATTAGAAAAACCAGGTTTAGACCCTAGAAAAGCAGCAAAAGTTTTTGAATTTGATAGCAATATCCGAAAATTAAGCGATGTGAAAATCGGAATGGTTCTTCCTGGAATTGTCAATAATATCACGGCTTTCGGATGTTTCGTAGATATCGGGATTAAAGAAAGTGGACTGGTTCATATTTCTCAACTCAAAGAAGGCTTTGTTTCGGATGTGAATGAAGTGGTGAAGTTGCATCAACACGTTCAGGTAAAAGTGGTAGAAATAGATGAACAACGAAAAAGAATTCAGCTGAGCATGATTTTATAA